GCCAGGTTATTGCCACTACCATCAGGCCGGGGCGAGGACCCTGGACAACTGGGGATAAAACCTGCTTTAACTGTGGTGCCCctggacattaaaaaaaatgattgtcCACAGCTCCTTCAGGGAGCTACTGCCAGACCAGGAAAGTGCCCACAATGTAAAAGGGGGGCCCATTGGGCTGCCTGGGCCATTGTCATCAGGTAATGATTTAGCTGATAAATATACATGTGTTTGCTTTACTTCTGACTGCACCCAAGAAATACATGATAAATTTCACCTTAGTGCACGCTCCCTTCAGCATCATACTCAATGCACACGAGAAGTAGCACAAGCCATTACATCATCCTGTTCTCAGTGTGCTCCTTTCCTAAGCAGCCCCAATTTAGGAGTTAACCCACGAGGATTACGACCAAATCAGTTATTGAAGATGGATGTTACACACCTGCCTGCTGCAGGGAAGCTTAAGTTTGTCCATGTATCAGTAGACACCTTTTCAGGAGTAATTTTCGCATCCTTGCATTCGGGAGAAGGGGCAAAAGATGCCATTGCACACTGCCTATCGGCTTTTGCCTATATGGTCATTAAGACAGATAATGGCTCAGCATATGTCAGCAATAATTTTTTATCCTTTTGTTCATCCTATGAAATTTCCCATAAAATAGGCATCACAAATAACCCAATGGGTCAAGCAGTTGTGGAAAGAGCCAATCAGACCCTCaagcaatattttcaaaaaataaaaagggggagttCATATTTTCCCCAGCAACTCAATTATCCCCCattctctttatttaaatttttgactgtggATGCTGAAGGGCACTCGCCTATGGAGCCCCATACACAAGTTAGGGCTCAGAGCCTAGGATGGGTTTGTTGGAAAGATCTGCAAACAGGAAGATGGATGGAACCAACCCCCTTGTTAGCAAAGGTGAGGGGGGCTGTATGTGTTTCAATTTCTCCAGGAATTGATAAACCAATTTGGGTATCAGAGTGGTGCGTAAGGCCAGTGACCCAGGATGAAGACCTTGATGCTCCTTCTGCTTCAGGTGACGACTCTGGTAACAACAGAATCACTGGTGATGGGGAGTCTGGTGAGAAACCCCCCACTTTTAATGCCAGTTAGTAAAAATAGCCCCCTCTTTCCCTCACTTTTTGCTAACCTGTCATTGGTGAAGGAGTCCTCCTTTCATCATGGATGTTTATCACTGCATAATGCTTCTATTAATCATATTCATAGAAGGGTGATAGGACTTAGAAATATACTGCATCTCATCCTGAAAAAGGATTTGACCTATGGTCCCAAGCCTGCTCCCCTGTGTTGGGATGCTGATAGAGATGTTAATCTCCACCCCACAGTTATATGGGGAGAATGTATCACTCAAGAGCCTGATTTGGTAAAAGGTAGGAAAGACATGTGGGGGTATGGCCATAGGCCTGCGATGAAAAATTTCACCTTTCCCAGGTATAAATAAACCTCTCTAAAGATAAATTATACTTCTGGGTGCAACATGACTATTTGATCCTCTGCTTGCATTCTTGccccatttttctttgtattgtggAATGGCACTTTGGGGGGcgatattctttttttattatttatttatttattaaagatttctgtctcctccccccccactgcctcccatttccctcccccctcccccaatcaactccccctctctcgtcagctcgaagagcagtcagggttccctgccctgtggggagtccaaggacctccaacttccttccaggtctagtaaggtgaacatccaaacagcctaggctcccacaaagccagtacgtgcagtaggatcaaaacccagtgccattgttcgaTATTCTTAATTGTTCTTCCAGGATCTGCAAGCTGAGTAATTGCTGGGATGGTTCTGATGGATCCTTGATCGTTTGAGTGCCTGCTGTGATTCCTCTGCCAGTGCTGGTGTCTCAAGAACGTCAGGGGATTATCCTTTATTGACAGTGGGCAAGACTTTGGGCTAACAGCTGCAGTTGTTGCTGCTATTGCTGTCACTGCCACTGCGGCTACGGTTGCTGGAGTTGCCATTTCACAGACGGCTGTGACTGCGGAGACTGTGCTGTCTGGGGAGGTTGGCGGGGCCCTGCGGACACGGAGTGCTCTGGACTCTCATATTTGATTTGAACTTTTGAGTTTGGATTGACGGACTGTGCTTTTGCAGGAGCGGGTGGATTCCCTTTGGCTCCTAAGGCGGGTGTCTCGTTCTCATTCTTGTGGTGCAGCTTGCGTTGCACCTGCTGATGTTGTGGGTGCTTCTGATGTGGTTGAACAGTTGAATGCATGTTTGGATGGCCATAGGAATTCCTCCTTTTTGAATTTGACCCTGCAGACAGCTCATCATATTGTTAGTATTAATAGCACGTGGGTCCCTGCTGGGTCTGGAACCAGTCAGTGGAATGCCATGGCCCAGCTTGGGGGCTGGGTCCAGTGATTGTTTGGACCGCTCTCACTTTTGCTGATATTGCTATTGGGGTTAGGAATCTGTTTTTGGATTCTCTGCTGCTTTATGCGGCAATCCCACGTACAGCACACTGTCACTTGACAAGTGTTGCTCTGGCTGTGTTACAGTAATCAGGAAGTGCCCCAAGTCTGGCTGCAGATGCTGCAGAAGTCATAGGGATCCCTACGAAGGGCAACCGTCCTGGTATAGAGAGCTCGCCTAAGACAGGGATTAAGGTCTCCTGTAGATGGGTAAGAGCCTCTATCCGGGAGAGTCCTAAGACAGGGGCTCtcaagcttttaaaataaaaaagagggaaTTGTTGGGTCCCCTGAGGACAGGTCTTCACACCCCCACTTGCTCTGTTTTGTACTCTTGTGGTTGGTTGttctgaaaacaagaacaaaaacaatctgttgttttcagcaatgtttctaaAGATGTTTACCCCTATGGTAATGAGCTTCCTGCTTGAGGGCTATATATACTTGTAAGAAAGTGTAAtaaaggcttgtctgcagaacctgaagttgtgCTGTGTGTTAATCCTGACGTCCCTTGCTCAGAGAACTACAGTTGCGGTGCTGGTGCGGCAATGGGGTCTTACGTGTACTTGACCAACTTGGTTTCCTGATGTCACAGAGGCTTTCCGAATCCTAGTCCAGTCTTTTTTCCCACCTAAGGCCATCCTCTGATACCACGGATGAAGCTGAGGTGTTCTGGTGTACATCCCCTCAATCCCTTTGCTATTCTGTGTCCCTGTTTCCCGACTTTGGGTCTCAGAGTCAATCTGATGCTGTTCTGTGACCCCTGTCTCCAACTGTGTTCATGATCCGTTTCAAAGACCCATTCTGAACCAGTTTATACAGTTAAATTTCTTTCCTTACAGAAcagtaataacaacaaaattcccagaaataaaaatatgcattcaTTCCCTCATTGTCCAgacatttgtttatctatttgcctcccctgcctccttccttaAGGCCACGCCCCGAAGTCTCTATTATGTCTAGTATCGCTCTTCTTCACCTACTCCTCTTCCCAGTCTCTTTAGTAGGTCATTGGTCTTCCGCCAGATTTTAAGCTGTAGTGTGGGCCCAGGGCCATTTTTTTGACCTTCCTCTGTTCTTCCCTCCGCACTTCACTGTCGTTCCTCTTGATTCTGTCCTTCCAGTCCACATTAGCCACGTTTAGGCGGCTCTCCCTGCTCAGTAGCCTGGTTCTTGCTGGTGTTTCCCTGAGCACTTCATACCCAGTGCAGAATACATCGAGTGCCACGCCACCTCTGTTCATAGCTCTCTTCTTCCCAGGAATGCCACTTGGGAACCCCCAGCCAGCCAGCTCCCCTTCACAGATACAGTCTACGAAATGATATGCAGCGCAAGGTGGGACTGTGGTTCCCAGGATGGGGGGACGAACACACCATCAGACAGAGCTTACATGGGAAGGAAGTTTATTGGGGAAGGGGGGgagtggtgggagagagagacggagatagagacctgcctcagaaaaaaactgcagaaagaggaagagagtgggcggagcttgtctcttaaagggagcTTTGCACCTGCGTACAGAGTCAGGGTACTACCCTCCGTGTGTGTGGGAGTGGTCACTCTGCCTCTGCCAAGGGGCGGGGCCGGGTTTGCATTTGCCTGGATGATAACACACTGTACAATTGGTGTACGTAGGACTTCTTTTATTCCCCAAAGGTCTCCTATCTGTGGATCTGACCCGTGCAGCCCCTACTGTCGCCAGCTCAGAGCCTTGCAGGGCTCTCCTATCCAATTCTCTGCCTTTGGTCTTCTTGACTCTTTCCTGCTCCGAGTGTCATCTTTACAAAAAACAGAACGTTATACCTCCCCACCCCGCACCAGACCCTTTAAGGCTCCTGTTGCATACAAGGCAAAGTTCATGCTCTGGGGTGAGGATTCTGAATTTAGGGCCTGTACCGGCTCCGCTGCagtctctttcctctgtctcttgctctTCAGTCCTTTGGGGTCCTTAAGATCCCCTGCGCTCTTTCACACCACCGTGCCTCTCTGTTCTTAGACTTCCCTCTGCTTGGAAGATCTCACCTTCCTTCCTACCAGCTGGTCCcacttaactttttattttttgcagtgcTGGTCCTTGAACCCAGGTCTGTGTCAAGgaccagggtaggggtgtgggaaattagaaatataaaaaaaggaTATGcagatacataaaaaataataagacagaaaccgtAGAagggagggcattccagtgataACTGAAAATTGCCCTTGTTTATTTTCCATGgcttttatacccaatgtaaatgtgtgtgtgtgttggggagagaAGGTAACAAAGgattttattaacatgatacaaaggagaACTCAAACAGTCAACCACTCTAACACTGAGACATCACatcattagcattttgttgtCTAGGTAGTGAAGCTACTCTAGATCACACATCCTGAAGACTGcccctccccaggtgacctcatagttacagagggggagcagaagtacatttgtATAATCTTCTGACAGGAGCCAGGGGAAGGTGAGATAATCCCGAAATGGTGTTCTGGGCTGCATCTCCAGGTCAGTGACCCTGTCTTGCAATGCAGCGGACCAGACACCTCACTTAGTGCCTGGCACTTGGCAGGAGCTCCAggtgctctgtgggtgctggtggGAGGTGGGCACTGGAAGATTGAAAAATCAATTTgacaaaacaactttaaaaaattaatttattttatgtgtatgggtgcttggTCTGCATGTAaggtaccatatgcatgcctggtactctaaggacatcagatcccctgggagaggatatacagatggttgtgggtcaccatgtCAGTGCTGGCAGTaaagagcagccagagttcttaagtgctgagccatctctgaccCGTCGACAATTTTGATTCCAACTATAGAATTATGATTATGGGATGCTAAGAGTGACTTCTTCTGCATCTGCCACCTGATTGTCGGGGACCCTGCTATGTGGAAGTCCCAGGCAGGCCAGTCCTCACCATTGACTTTGCTGAAGGCATAGTCATTGCTGCTGGGGTGGCTCTTCCTCCAGCTGCAGCTGAAGGAAAACACCTGCAAGAAAAAAGTGAGCTGAGTGCTGAGAGTCAGGACCAGGGCGGCAGGAGTGTGCTGAGGGCATGGGTCATCTGCCTCAGATTGCCCATCGCCTGAAACTGTCCTACGGTGCAGGTCGTGTAACCCTCACTTAGGAAAacaattccatttttttctctttctctttatccaCGTCTCTAGCAGGTACCCAGTCCCACCCCTCACAGGGCTAGACCCCAGCTTGGGACCAGACCATtagctctcctcttccctccccttcccagccTGAGGATGAGGATGTCGGTACCAGAGGACTTGGCATAGActgtctgcttgtctctgctctgGGCGATGCAGGACATGTACAGCTTCTGGTCTTCAATCTTTTCTACTTGAatgtccaggacagccagagagccCACGGGGATCAAGCTGGAAGAGGGGGCAACTGAGTTCATTTCTGTACCTGCTCCCAACTTTGGCTTCTCTCCCTTACCCTGCTTCCAGGACTCACAAGCAACCCTAGGTTCAGGGGCTGTTTTGTTGGTTCCTGGTGTTGAATGGCAGAGGTTGATTTCTGGCCCAGGACTAGAGAAAAGCTTGGCTGGCAGATGTTGCGGAGCTTACACAACCCCATGATAAAACAGAGCCCTGACCTCGGCCATGGCCTGAGGGAGTCACACTTACTTTTTAAACCTGATGTTGAGACTTAGTGTGAATAGTCCTTCTCCAGCCAGATAGGCAGTTTTAGAAAATGTCTCATCCATCATGGCCGCCAGTGACCCTCCATGGGCAAACCTGGAGATCGGGATGGGGAATAAGATTGGGGTTAGGGCTACTAGAAAGATCCCCTCTTTGGGATGCTTTTCCCAAAAACCTCCCaagcttttctctttcccctgaGTCCCCCAAATGTGAATCTTCAATCTCAGGCAGCTAAacaagaaagacacacagagatcaCCCCAGGGGCTTCAGTAGGTCCTTCCTCTGCATCACTGATACAGCTATTTTACCGCACCGAGAGAATTTCTTTCCTCACAAGATTAATAGAGacgatttttttttctgactcatcACCTAATTGCTGACTGCAGCTGCCACATTTCAGAAGGCTATGTACATTCAAAGGAGAGGGAAAAAACCCTGAACCTTTGGATTAgtcttttattgttttgctttttgagatatgATCTCACTTGAAATCCTAGTCTAGACTTGAACTCGTGAcaatcctgcttcagtctcctgagctctgggatggGAGGTCTGAACTACCATGTTTAGCTTGATTTAGTGTCTGAAACATGAGCTTGGGCCGTCTCTTGCCCTACCAGCCACTCAGCCGATGCTGGGCCTGCAGTTTCAAGGCAGGCTAGTTAGCTTATGACTCGTTAAAGAGCCAGCAAGGTAGGCTTCTGAGCAGTCCTGCCTGGAAAACACCAGAGCCCAGTTTGTTTGGTGTGACAGTGCAGACATTTGTTCTACTTCAACTTTGTGAAAACTTCATTGTCATTTATACAAATTGTACTTCATGACAAGGCTTTGTCACTGCTGGTTAAGATAGGGGAGAATACCAAGGCACCCTCAGATAATGTGCAAATGACATAGACAGATCTGGGCTTTGAAAGAAAGTGCAGCTCATCATGAACTCAGGCCAGCTGCTCTCGCTGTTCTGCTGAAGCTGCAGGGGGATCCTCAGGCTCTCCTCCCTGCTTTAGGGGCATCATACCGCCTGGCTGGACTCCTGGTTCTGCCATGTGTGCTAGGCCAGCTTGCAAAAACACTCTCAGCCTTCATTTCCCCACCAGGTACTGGGAATAGAAAGAACTACTATCTCATCTATTGAGTTCCCTACTCAGACAAAGGATTCACTGGCAAAATGCTGGTTCTGCAGAGCGGCTCTTAGCCAGTGGGCAATTCCTTCCCACTTGCATTGCCTGGGATCCAGTGGATATTAATCTCTTCTCTGTACTCTCAGCCCACTCAGTGTTGGATCATCCACTCTGCCTTTTCTTATAGCTCAGCACCCCTGAACGGAACGCATCCATATTCCCTCCACCCCATCTCCTAGGGGATTTCACTTTCAGAAGGGAAGAGGTTCTTGGCCTCTTAGGACTTTtatttctggaacattctgaaGCTTCAATAAGGGCATTCTTTATACATGCATAGTGGAGCCTGGGGAAGCTAACTCAGATTGTCCTCACAGGCCTAGCATTGAGAAGAAGTTCCTTGCACCCCATTTTAGGTCTTTAAGGACTCCAGGGCCTGGTGGGTGCTGGACCCACTTTGCTGAGCTGAACCTGTGAGGAATTTGTCCTGGCCTGTCTGAGGCCTTACCCTGGTGGCCCCTCCAGGTAGGGGCCTGGCTGGAAGAGACAGACTGACTTCTTCTCAGATGGGTGGAAAAAGATGACGTATTCATAGCCTTGTCCTTCCAGCAGGATGCATCTGGTAAAGATGCGCCAGTCCTGTTTGTCTGGGGAGAGAGGAGACTTTGAAACAGAGATACCTCAGAGTGTGGGGACCTGTCAGGGCACAGCACTGTGAATTCAACAAGAGCAAGGGGAGAGAACCGGACACCCCACCCCTGTTGCTAAGAAGCCTTTCTACAGGGGAGGAGGGGACAAAACAAGTTCCTTGTCCGTTGTCTTCAGAGAGCCTGGGTCCTGGGGAGATAAACACTCATAAAGTGCAGgtctaggcaagcattctgccaaccgagccatttcctcagcccggagaaaaaatttttttccatttcaagacaggtttctctgtgtagccctggatgtcttgaaactaaccctgtagaccagactggcctcgaacttaaaagatccacctgcctctgctgggacctGGCTTGGTGCCTCTACTTGGCTGGTACCATGGGTCCAAAGGTCACCTACTAGTTATGTCATTCATTCATTACAGAGAGGCACCCACATtcatgaatgaaaaagaaagaaaacataggaagacagacagacacacacacctacacagacagagacagagagcagggcAGGGTAAAGGTGGCAGCTCTGTCAATCAAATTCATTGTATGTCTCCAGGTACCATTCTGCCTAGCTGAGCAGAGGTGGCGAGCTGAGACCTGTAGTAGGTTGGAGAAGCCCAAGGGATTTTacaaggatgggagggaggggctgggacaAAGCTAGCTGAGGGAAGAGCCATTGGTGAGATGCCAGAAAGAGCAGAACCCTGTACTGGCAATGCTCCAGCTGGGCTTCAGCTGGAAGCAAAGCTGCCACTCGGGTGTGCTCCCTTTACACCAACTAAAGGAGCCAGGCAGAGAGACCAGTGCGGGGAGGCTTCCCATCCACAGCCAGtctgcagagggaggaggaggagaccagGAGAGCAGCCCCCGGTCTGCGGGCTCATGAATTTCCTTCCTGAATGTCTCAACATTTTTTATTGTACTGATCCTTGGCGAATGtcatacaatttattttgataatattttcccccttccctttggAGGAAAATTCTTCCTATGTAGTCCTGGGtggctttgtagcccaggttggcctcgaattctcacattcaccagcctctgccttctgagtgctggaatttgtgtgccaccatgactagTCTTCCTGAATGTTTTCAAACCAGAGAAAGGCGGCAAGTTGAACTCACTGAGGGTTTCAGGCAAGGTCCCCCATT
The nucleotide sequence above comes from Microtus pennsylvanicus isolate mMicPen1 chromosome 7, mMicPen1.hap1, whole genome shotgun sequence. Encoded proteins:
- the Them5 gene encoding acyl-coenzyme A thioesterase THEM5, encoding MMRSGFQRVARLAHHRALLRTHLLPRLHQASAFASSTDSLVARFCPEKTDLKDYALPNSSWCPDMLNLYQEFLEKTKSGGWIKMPSFKSNRDHIHGLKLPLGLVTDSDKQDWRIFTRCILLEGQGYEYVIFFHPSEKKSVCLFQPGPYLEGPPGFAHGGSLAAMMDETFSKTAYLAGEGLFTLSLNIRFKNLIPVGSLAVLDIQVEKIEDQKLYMSCIAQSRDKQTVYAKSSGVFLQLQLEEEPPQQQ